In a genomic window of Flammeovirga agarivorans:
- a CDS encoding DUF3857 domain-containing protein, protein MIRKIFLIVPLIIFSISANGQGKITEELKKNADAIILEDRQVFNIIDDGHAVFQQTMKVMILNKSGKKYSVMGTSYDPLTPIKEFEVKILGPGEKKARKFKSSEIKDVSYVSNFSVFEDDRIKYVDPEITTFPTIVEFSYEQEFDGLFIYPSWSPMAGENLSVLQSTFEVHTPQNFPLQIDSQHVNKHNVSLVNGRTVHEWKIENVSSIKGREKLAPSLISNFPRVKIAPRTFTYENTKGELDSWSSFGEWIVGLNEESDDLPASTISEIRALTSKASTNLEKAQIVYQYVQDKVRYVSIQLGIGGFQPMKASLVDEKSYGDCKALSFYTHSLMKAVGVKSHYALVKAGDSNYSIKESFISSQFNHVILCLPEIDQDTVWLECTSQSAPFGYLGDFTGNRKALLIDKGQSHLVNTTNYLSDDNSFERSTKINVSGTNLSSASLETVAKAKGYQYDRFSYWVKLTEKERRETFLKRYGLMTSELIHLNIELNKQYPSPSVDVDFLLQVNEYAKTFEEGGMYPIYPYADEYSLPKRYRSRTQPFEIKYPYTDSDTLYFNLTEGVELKEMPADIFIDKDFGKYRLSFEKVNEQQIKVLRILTMNKGIYPAELYSQYYLFWKKVLSNDHQKFWISKVEKNEQSLDN, encoded by the coding sequence ATGATAAGAAAAATATTTTTAATTGTTCCTTTGATCATATTTTCAATTAGTGCAAATGGTCAGGGGAAAATTACTGAGGAACTTAAAAAAAATGCTGATGCTATAATTTTAGAAGATCGACAGGTGTTTAATATCATCGATGATGGTCATGCTGTATTTCAGCAAACCATGAAAGTGATGATTTTAAATAAATCAGGAAAAAAGTATAGTGTAATGGGAACTTCTTACGACCCTTTAACTCCAATAAAGGAATTTGAAGTTAAGATTTTAGGACCTGGAGAAAAAAAAGCTCGAAAGTTTAAGTCATCTGAAATAAAAGATGTTAGCTATGTGAGTAACTTTTCTGTTTTTGAAGATGATCGAATAAAATATGTAGATCCTGAGATTACTACTTTTCCTACTATCGTTGAGTTTTCCTATGAGCAAGAATTCGATGGATTATTTATTTATCCTTCTTGGAGCCCAATGGCAGGTGAAAACTTATCAGTGCTCCAATCCACTTTTGAAGTACATACACCCCAGAATTTTCCTTTACAAATAGATTCGCAACATGTGAACAAACATAACGTGTCTTTGGTAAATGGAAGAACTGTCCATGAATGGAAAATTGAAAATGTATCATCTATAAAAGGGCGAGAGAAGTTGGCTCCTAGCCTAATCTCAAACTTCCCAAGAGTAAAAATTGCACCAAGAACCTTTACTTATGAAAATACAAAAGGTGAATTAGACAGTTGGTCGTCTTTTGGAGAATGGATAGTAGGTTTAAACGAAGAGTCTGATGATTTACCAGCATCAACGATTTCAGAAATAAGAGCTTTAACATCAAAAGCCTCAACAAACCTTGAGAAAGCTCAAATTGTGTATCAGTATGTTCAGGATAAAGTTCGATATGTAAGTATTCAATTAGGTATTGGAGGCTTCCAACCTATGAAAGCATCATTGGTTGATGAGAAGAGTTATGGAGATTGTAAAGCACTATCTTTTTATACACATTCTTTGATGAAAGCTGTTGGAGTAAAAAGTCACTATGCGTTGGTAAAGGCGGGAGACAGTAATTATTCTATTAAAGAGTCTTTTATTAGCTCTCAGTTCAATCATGTTATTTTATGTTTACCTGAGATAGACCAAGATACAGTATGGCTTGAATGTACAAGTCAGTCAGCACCTTTTGGCTATTTGGGAGATTTTACTGGAAATAGAAAGGCGTTATTAATAGATAAGGGACAATCACACCTAGTAAATACTACTAATTATTTATCTGATGATAATTCTTTTGAAAGATCTACTAAGATTAATGTATCAGGTACAAACTTATCTTCGGCATCATTAGAAACTGTCGCAAAAGCAAAAGGTTATCAGTATGATCGATTTAGCTATTGGGTTAAACTGACAGAAAAAGAAAGAAGAGAAACATTTCTGAAAAGGTATGGTTTGATGACTTCTGAGCTTATTCATTTAAATATTGAACTTAATAAACAATACCCATCACCTTCTGTGGATGTTGATTTTCTACTTCAAGTGAATGAATATGCGAAGACCTTTGAAGAGGGAGGAATGTATCCTATTTATCCTTATGCAGATGAGTATAGTTTACCTAAAAGGTATAGATCAAGAACTCAGCCATTTGAGATTAAATACCCTTATACAGACTCTGATACTCTATATTTTAATTTGACTGAAGGTGTTGAACTAAAAGAGATGCCTGCAGATATATTTATTGATAAAGACTTTGGTAAGTACCGATTATCTTTTGAAAAAGTAAATGAACAACAGATCAAAGTACTTCGTATTTTGACAATGAATAAAGGAATCTACCCTGCTGAATTATACTCTCAATATTATCTATTTTGGAAGAAAGTGTTGTCAAATGATCATCAGAAATTCTGGATTAGTAAAGTAGAGAAAAATGAGCAGAGTTTGGATAATTAA
- a CDS encoding OmpA family protein has translation MKRLLLFISVISLVTSCSSPLKVAETHFDQGEYQPAIKKYEEIAKSEKYKKEKPEAYFKIAEAYRLSNRMLEALPYYKKAKDAGYQNMDMYFYYAYGLELQGNYKKARSLFERYTKEGTNRQLIRRAKDEIKHLAVVDSLSKNTDPFIEITKCDAINSEADDYSPMFYKDQLVFTSTRDAETVYHGTGDGFSNIYQYTFDRADSCNGSVTFFDSLINSPKIHEASATFSKDGKYMIFARSNTGHHKENFKEVDLYESTFENGEWSTPTLLPISNPQSWDACPALSTNGKTLYFASNRKGGYGGIDIYRSKRNVNGTWGKPRNMGPRINSRGNDMFPFVAPTGKMYFASDGHAGLGGLDIYQATRKDNKITIKNMGQPFNSPGDDFGLVFLEKRFGAFTSNRADNGSGKDNIYFFSDKTPILKPVNYFLAGNSIAIKDTTESKLPEVTVQLQDIEGNVIEEVVSDTDGRYEFKTQLKMGDDYILIATKQKYFKDSVYYTTADKEVDQEDIKDRPEKIVDYTLESEVELTKDYYDELIEEGEITLNNILYDFDDYRIRVDAARELDKVVTLLKQHQNISIELGSHTDDRGSEKYNIKLSQKRAEAAVNYIISRGIDRDRLEAKGYGELLPVVFNAETEEEHQLNRRTTITLLDEI, from the coding sequence ATGAAGCGTCTTCTCCTATTTATATCTGTTATCAGCCTAGTCACTAGCTGCTCTTCTCCCTTGAAAGTTGCTGAAACACACTTTGATCAAGGTGAATACCAACCTGCTATAAAAAAATATGAAGAAATTGCTAAGTCAGAAAAGTATAAAAAAGAAAAGCCTGAAGCATATTTCAAAATAGCAGAAGCCTATCGTTTGTCAAACCGAATGTTAGAAGCATTACCTTATTATAAAAAGGCTAAAGATGCTGGCTATCAAAATATGGACATGTACTTTTATTATGCCTATGGTTTAGAACTTCAAGGTAATTATAAAAAGGCTCGTTCTCTTTTTGAACGTTACACAAAAGAAGGTACAAATCGTCAATTAATCCGTAGAGCAAAAGACGAAATCAAACATCTTGCAGTAGTAGATAGCTTATCAAAAAATACAGATCCTTTTATTGAGATCACAAAATGTGATGCAATCAATAGTGAAGCTGACGACTACTCTCCGATGTTTTATAAAGACCAATTGGTATTTACATCAACAAGAGATGCTGAAACGGTTTACCATGGTACTGGAGATGGTTTTTCTAATATCTACCAATACACCTTTGATCGAGCAGATAGCTGCAATGGATCCGTTACCTTTTTCGACAGCTTAATCAACTCTCCAAAAATTCATGAAGCTTCTGCCACTTTCTCGAAAGATGGTAAGTATATGATCTTTGCCAGAAGTAATACAGGGCACCATAAAGAAAACTTTAAAGAGGTAGATCTCTATGAAAGTACGTTTGAGAACGGAGAATGGTCTACACCTACTTTATTACCTATTTCAAACCCACAATCATGGGATGCTTGTCCTGCATTAAGTACAAATGGAAAAACATTATACTTTGCATCAAATAGAAAAGGTGGATATGGTGGTATTGACATCTACCGTTCGAAGAGAAATGTAAATGGCACATGGGGAAAACCTCGTAATATGGGGCCAAGAATCAACTCAAGAGGTAATGATATGTTTCCATTTGTTGCTCCTACCGGCAAAATGTATTTCGCCTCTGATGGACATGCAGGTTTAGGAGGTTTGGATATTTATCAGGCAACAAGAAAGGATAATAAAATTACAATCAAGAACATGGGCCAACCGTTCAACTCTCCAGGTGATGATTTTGGATTGGTATTCCTTGAAAAAAGATTTGGTGCTTTTACTTCAAACAGGGCTGATAATGGTAGTGGAAAAGACAATATATATTTCTTCTCCGACAAAACTCCAATACTTAAACCTGTCAATTATTTCTTAGCGGGTAATTCTATTGCTATAAAAGATACTACAGAATCTAAGTTACCAGAAGTGACAGTACAACTTCAAGATATTGAAGGTAATGTTATTGAAGAAGTGGTATCAGATACAGATGGACGTTATGAATTTAAAACCCAACTAAAGATGGGTGATGACTATATCTTAATAGCCACTAAGCAGAAATATTTTAAAGACTCTGTATACTACACTACCGCAGATAAAGAGGTAGACCAAGAGGATATTAAAGACCGTCCTGAGAAAATTGTTGATTACACTTTAGAATCTGAGGTTGAATTGACCAAAGATTACTATGACGAATTAATCGAAGAAGGTGAAATCACTCTGAACAATATTCTTTATGATTTTGATGATTATAGAATCAGGGTCGATGCTGCTAGAGAATTAGATAAAGTTGTGACTCTATTAAAACAGCATCAAAATATAAGTATTGAACTTGGATCTCATACCGATGATAGAGGCTCTGAAAAGTACAACATCAAGTTATCCCAAAAAAGAGCTGAAGCGGCTGTTAATTATATCATTTCTAGAGGAATTGATAGAGATCGTTTAGAAGCTAAGGGATATGGTGAACTTCTTCCAGTAGTATTTAACGCTGAAACTGAAGAGGAACACCAACTCAACCGTAGAACTACCATTACACTATTAGATGAAATATAA
- the dapF gene encoding diaminopimelate epimerase — protein sequence MINFWKYQGAGNDFIMIDDRENTFDITDHEKVAFLCHRRFGVGGDGLILIRLKEGYDFEMVYFNADGHLGSMCGNGGRCAVRFAHTLGLFDTDTSFWAADGAHEATLDDQKTVHLKMNPPGEIENNSDHYFMDTGSPHYVRFEKDITNFDAVAEGKDVRYNDRFAKEGTNVNFAEVTGEQALSVRTYERGVEDETYACGTGVTACAIAANIELGMQSPIEIKVLGGILGVGFQKVSEGNYTDIILSGPATPVFKAEIDA from the coding sequence ATGATAAATTTCTGGAAATACCAAGGGGCTGGCAACGACTTCATTATGATTGATGATAGAGAAAATACTTTTGATATTACAGATCATGAAAAAGTGGCTTTTTTATGCCATAGAAGATTTGGTGTAGGTGGAGACGGGTTAATCTTAATCCGTTTAAAGGAAGGGTATGACTTCGAAATGGTATACTTTAATGCTGATGGGCATTTGGGATCTATGTGTGGAAATGGCGGACGTTGTGCCGTACGATTTGCACATACATTAGGTTTATTCGATACAGATACATCTTTTTGGGCTGCTGATGGTGCTCATGAAGCAACATTAGACGATCAAAAAACTGTTCATTTAAAAATGAATCCTCCAGGTGAAATCGAAAATAATTCGGATCATTATTTTATGGATACTGGTTCACCTCATTATGTTCGATTCGAAAAAGACATTACCAACTTTGATGCAGTAGCTGAAGGCAAGGACGTACGTTACAATGATCGTTTTGCCAAAGAAGGTACCAATGTAAACTTTGCTGAAGTAACCGGTGAACAGGCATTAAGTGTAAGAACCTATGAAAGAGGTGTTGAAGATGAAACTTATGCTTGTGGTACAGGTGTAACAGCTTGTGCAATCGCAGCTAATATTGAATTAGGGATGCAAAGTCCTATTGAAATTAAAGTTTTAGGTGGAATTTTAGGTGTTGGGTTCCAAAAAGTATCAGAAGGTAATTATACTGATATAATTCTTTCAGGCCCTGCCACACCAGTATTTAAAGCGGAAATTGATGCTTAA
- the trpA gene encoding tryptophan synthase subunit alpha, protein MHRINELFERKQQDVLNIYFTAGYPKLEDTRTVLKALQDGGVDLIEIGIPFSDPVADGPTIQESNMKALDNGMTMHKLFEQLEGFREEVDVPVVVMGYFNPIMQYGLEKFCKDAQRVGIDGIIVPDLPMIEYLSNLKGMFDEHGIRNTFLISPQTTDDRIKEIDNNTEGFIYMVSSASVTGAKTGISDEQVDYFKRIENMNLKNPRLIGFGISDHASFKQASSYANGAIIGSAFVKLIGQSENLSEDIQQFVKDIKGE, encoded by the coding sequence ATGCATAGAATTAACGAGTTATTCGAAAGAAAGCAGCAGGACGTATTAAATATTTACTTTACTGCTGGCTATCCAAAATTAGAAGACACTAGAACTGTATTAAAAGCATTGCAAGATGGCGGTGTTGACCTTATTGAAATAGGTATTCCTTTTTCAGACCCTGTAGCTGATGGTCCAACTATTCAAGAGAGTAATATGAAAGCTCTTGATAATGGTATGACAATGCATAAACTATTTGAACAATTAGAAGGGTTTAGAGAAGAAGTAGATGTGCCTGTAGTAGTAATGGGTTATTTTAATCCTATTATGCAATATGGTTTAGAGAAGTTCTGTAAGGATGCCCAAAGAGTAGGAATCGATGGTATTATTGTTCCAGATTTACCAATGATTGAATACCTAAGCAATTTAAAAGGTATGTTTGATGAGCATGGTATTCGAAACACATTCCTTATTTCACCACAAACTACCGATGATAGAATTAAGGAAATTGATAATAACACAGAAGGATTTATTTATATGGTTTCTTCAGCGAGTGTTACAGGAGCAAAAACAGGTATTTCTGACGAACAGGTAGATTATTTTAAAAGAATTGAAAACATGAATTTGAAAAACCCAAGATTGATTGGTTTTGGTATTTCAGATCATGCATCATTTAAGCAGGCTTCTTCCTATGCAAATGGAGCCATCATTGGTTCTGCATTTGTGAAATTGATTGGACAGTCTGAGAATTTATCTGAAGATATTCAACAATTCGTAAAGGATATAAAAGGAGAGTAG
- a CDS encoding dihydrolipoamide acetyltransferase family protein has translation MAQVEMILPAMGEGVMEATVLEWLKNEGDSITLDESVVEVATDKVDTEVPATVEGVIKTILVQKDDVVQIGAPIAIVETEGESAAEETTTPVETTTTSQSTPNTPPSNNANNEIVAKSGNRFYSPLVRNIAKKEGISQEVLDTIPGSGKDGRVTKNDMMAFLEKGHVPAPKVSQPTSTPAPAPVAARPAPQAPAVSMDNGDEVIEMDRVRKMIAERMVASKQIAPHVTSCVEADFTNVVLWRNKNKNAFQKNEGAKLTFMPIIISAIAKAIKEFPMINVQVDGDNIVVKKDINIGMAVAKPDGNLIVPVIRNADRLSLSGLAIAIQDLSIRARENKLKPEELSGGTYTVSNIGSFGNTIGTPIIMQPQVAIMAVGTIRKKPAVIETPQGDVIGIRQFAYFSHSYDHRVVDGALGGMFVRKVADILENWDLDMSI, from the coding sequence ATGGCACAAGTAGAAATGATTCTTCCAGCAATGGGAGAAGGTGTTATGGAAGCTACAGTTTTAGAATGGTTAAAAAATGAGGGTGATTCTATTACCCTTGATGAATCTGTAGTTGAAGTAGCCACCGACAAAGTAGATACAGAAGTTCCTGCCACAGTAGAAGGAGTTATTAAAACAATATTAGTTCAAAAAGACGATGTTGTTCAAATTGGTGCTCCTATCGCTATAGTAGAAACTGAAGGCGAAAGTGCTGCAGAAGAAACAACAACTCCTGTTGAAACTACCACTACTTCACAATCCACCCCAAATACTCCTCCTTCTAATAATGCAAATAATGAAATCGTTGCTAAAAGCGGTAACCGTTTCTATTCTCCTTTAGTTAGAAATATTGCCAAGAAAGAAGGAATTTCACAAGAAGTCTTAGATACTATTCCAGGTTCTGGTAAAGACGGAAGAGTGACAAAGAACGATATGATGGCTTTCCTTGAGAAAGGTCATGTTCCTGCTCCAAAAGTATCTCAACCTACTTCAACTCCTGCACCTGCACCAGTTGCTGCCCGTCCTGCTCCTCAGGCTCCAGCAGTTTCAATGGACAATGGTGATGAAGTGATCGAAATGGACAGAGTCCGTAAGATGATTGCAGAACGTATGGTGGCTTCAAAACAAATCGCTCCACATGTTACTTCATGTGTAGAGGCTGATTTTACGAATGTTGTATTATGGAGAAATAAAAATAAGAATGCATTCCAAAAAAACGAAGGTGCTAAACTAACATTTATGCCTATCATCATCTCTGCAATTGCTAAAGCAATTAAGGAGTTCCCAATGATTAATGTTCAAGTAGATGGCGATAATATCGTAGTTAAAAAGGACATCAATATTGGTATGGCTGTAGCTAAACCTGATGGTAACCTTATCGTTCCTGTAATTAGAAACGCAGATAGATTAAGCTTAAGCGGTTTAGCTATCGCTATTCAAGATCTATCGATTAGAGCAAGAGAAAACAAATTAAAGCCAGAAGAACTTTCTGGTGGTACATATACTGTTTCCAACATCGGCTCTTTTGGTAATACTATCGGAACACCAATTATTATGCAACCACAAGTGGCGATTATGGCTGTAGGTACTATCCGTAAAAAACCTGCGGTAATTGAAACACCACAAGGGGATGTAATTGGTATTAGACAATTTGCTTATTTCTCTCACTCATATGATCATAGAGTTGTAGATGGAGCTTTAGGCGGAATGTTCGTTAGAAAGGTTGCTGATATCTTAGAAAACTGGGATTTAGATATGTCTATCTAA
- a CDS encoding YjjG family noncanonical pyrimidine nucleotidase: MNKNSIQHIFFDLDHTLWDFERNSEETLISLFEKYKIGEQGVNIEDFLVAYKKINHQLWDLYNHSKVTKEDIRLKRFPMAYEEIGLDPTTCPGNIGDEYLEICPHKPYLIEGCIELLDGLKGKYTLHILSNGFDKTQSIKLSTTGLNKYFDVVVTSESCGAKKPSPEIYTYALEKAGANVDNSIMIGDNPITDIKGAKDFGLQTIYFGQENTVADIEVKSLIEILEYL, encoded by the coding sequence ATGAATAAAAATTCAATCCAACATATATTTTTTGATTTAGACCATACTCTATGGGATTTTGAAAGAAATTCTGAAGAAACACTGATCTCTTTATTTGAGAAATATAAAATAGGAGAGCAAGGAGTAAATATTGAAGACTTCTTAGTTGCTTATAAAAAGATAAATCATCAACTATGGGATTTATACAATCATAGTAAAGTCACAAAAGAAGACATAAGGTTGAAGAGATTTCCTATGGCTTATGAAGAGATCGGGTTGGACCCTACAACTTGTCCGGGTAATATTGGTGATGAATATTTGGAAATTTGTCCGCATAAACCTTATCTAATCGAAGGTTGTATAGAGCTTTTAGATGGGTTGAAAGGGAAATATACACTACATATTTTATCGAATGGTTTTGACAAAACACAAAGTATAAAGTTATCAACAACGGGGTTGAATAAATATTTTGATGTTGTTGTTACTTCAGAATCTTGCGGTGCAAAGAAGCCTTCTCCAGAAATTTATACCTATGCTCTAGAAAAAGCAGGTGCAAATGTTGATAACTCAATAATGATTGGGGATAACCCTATTACAGATATTAAAGGAGCGAAAGATTTTGGCCTACAAACGATCTATTTTGGACAAGAAAATACTGTAGCTGATATTGAAGTAAAGTCATTAATTGAAATCCTGGAGTATCTGTAA
- a CDS encoding aspartate aminotransferase family protein — protein MDISNKSNKDIFFEHQAQTSPYPLGIEIDYAKGVYMYDVNGKSYMDLISGIAVNNLGHGHPKITKAIKDQVDKYLFVMVYGEMVQKPQIELTKSLLSVLPDSLNATYFVNSGTEANEAALKLAKRYTGRTELISFNRSYHGNTHGSLSVSGNEVKKNAFRPLLPDVRFINFNVEDDLQYITEKTAGVIVEPIQGDAGVRIPTIEYMTALRKRCDEVGAQLIFDEIQTGFGRTGKFFAFEHFGVTPDILTIAKGMAGGMAMGCFVSSQEKMKVLSYDPILGHITTFGGHPVCCAASNAVIQTLKEDNIIDDVERKGQLFEDRLKSHPAIKEIRRKGLMFAIDMESFELVNEVVTTCIENGVITYWFLSTPYAFRIAPPLIISDEEIHKACDIILAAIDTCIAK, from the coding sequence ATGGATATTTCGAACAAATCTAATAAGGACATATTTTTTGAGCATCAAGCTCAAACTTCTCCTTACCCTTTAGGGATTGAAATTGATTATGCCAAAGGTGTATATATGTACGATGTGAATGGTAAGTCGTATATGGATCTTATTTCTGGTATTGCTGTAAACAATCTTGGGCATGGACATCCAAAAATCACCAAAGCGATAAAAGACCAAGTAGATAAATACTTGTTTGTGATGGTTTATGGAGAAATGGTTCAAAAACCACAAATAGAACTCACTAAAAGTTTATTGTCTGTATTACCAGATTCGCTAAATGCCACCTACTTTGTAAATTCTGGTACAGAGGCCAATGAAGCTGCACTAAAACTTGCCAAAAGATACACCGGAAGAACTGAGCTCATTAGCTTTAACCGTTCCTACCATGGTAATACTCATGGGTCATTAAGTGTATCAGGAAATGAAGTAAAGAAAAATGCATTTAGGCCATTATTACCTGATGTTCGTTTTATCAACTTCAATGTTGAAGATGACCTTCAATATATAACTGAAAAAACAGCAGGAGTAATTGTAGAACCAATTCAAGGGGATGCAGGAGTAAGAATACCTACTATAGAATACATGACCGCTTTACGAAAAAGATGTGATGAAGTAGGTGCCCAATTAATCTTTGACGAAATCCAAACAGGGTTCGGTAGAACTGGAAAATTCTTTGCCTTTGAACACTTTGGAGTAACACCAGATATTCTAACTATTGCCAAAGGAATGGCAGGTGGTATGGCTATGGGATGTTTTGTATCTTCTCAAGAAAAGATGAAAGTCTTATCATATGATCCTATTTTAGGACATATCACTACATTTGGTGGTCATCCGGTATGTTGTGCAGCATCCAACGCTGTTATTCAAACATTAAAAGAAGACAACATAATTGATGATGTAGAAAGAAAAGGTCAATTATTTGAAGATCGATTAAAGTCTCACCCTGCCATAAAAGAGATTCGAAGAAAAGGGCTGATGTTTGCCATTGATATGGAAAGCTTTGAATTAGTTAATGAAGTGGTTACTACTTGTATAGAAAATGGAGTTATCACTTACTGGTTCTTGTCTACTCCATATGCTTTCAGAATTGCCCCTCCTCTAATCATTTCAGATGAAGAAATTCATAAAGCTTGTGATATTATTCTGGCCGCAATAGATACCTGTATTGCCAAATAA
- a CDS encoding sialate O-acetylesterase, which produces MKNTFLSFLIIITSALYIKAQTRVGSPFTDHMVLQQNEEVNLWGWDTPAAKLTVKGSWGESVKTIVDQSGKWKVTLKTPEGSYTNYQITIKGTSTIKLSDVLFGEVWLCSGQSNMQMPLQGYYGQPVIGSREMIASSNQKNYIRLFQVKRAFNGVVQDTLSGKWTEATPSTVRAFSAVAYSFGKKLAENLNVPIGLIHSSQGGSKAEAWMSESMYRELSDDEIVYEGINQKKAIKTPTLYYNAMIHPLVGYTIRGAIWYQGEANRSTNATQKYSKVQSTLINGWRTLWNQGDFPFYFVEIAPFGYNGKDNVEAAELRAEQYLTTELVKNTAMVSTADLGDLKYIHPSQKIEVGNRLANIALSKNYGIEGLDYLSPIYKSSTVKGKYVSVQFDDAPTGITTYSKELKGFELAGEDGKFYPAKGKFKKYRLSVFSDSVSHPKYIRYAFKNYHEGNLFSVNGLPVIPFNKEIDKKVE; this is translated from the coding sequence ATGAAAAATACTTTTTTATCATTTTTGATCATTATAACATCTGCATTATATATTAAAGCACAAACTAGGGTAGGAAGTCCTTTTACAGATCACATGGTTTTGCAACAGAATGAAGAAGTTAATCTTTGGGGATGGGATACTCCGGCAGCAAAATTAACGGTGAAAGGGAGTTGGGGAGAAAGTGTTAAGACGATTGTTGATCAATCAGGAAAATGGAAAGTGACTTTAAAAACACCTGAAGGAAGCTATACTAATTATCAAATTACTATTAAAGGAACATCAACGATTAAGCTTAGTGATGTTTTATTTGGAGAAGTATGGTTATGCTCAGGGCAGTCCAATATGCAAATGCCTTTGCAAGGTTATTATGGCCAACCGGTAATAGGTAGTAGAGAAATGATAGCCTCATCAAATCAAAAGAATTATATCCGTTTGTTTCAAGTAAAAAGAGCGTTTAATGGTGTAGTACAGGATACCCTTTCAGGTAAATGGACAGAGGCTACCCCATCTACTGTAAGAGCTTTTAGTGCAGTTGCATATAGTTTTGGTAAAAAGCTGGCTGAAAATTTAAATGTACCTATAGGATTAATTCATTCGTCACAAGGAGGATCAAAAGCTGAAGCTTGGATGAGTGAAAGTATGTATAGAGAATTAAGTGATGATGAGATTGTTTATGAAGGGATCAACCAGAAGAAGGCAATTAAAACTCCTACCTTATATTATAATGCAATGATACACCCGCTGGTAGGGTATACAATACGAGGAGCTATTTGGTATCAGGGTGAAGCCAATCGATCTACTAATGCTACTCAGAAGTATAGTAAAGTTCAATCTACTTTGATAAATGGGTGGAGAACACTTTGGAATCAAGGTGATTTCCCATTCTACTTTGTGGAGATTGCTCCATTTGGTTACAATGGAAAAGACAATGTAGAAGCAGCAGAATTAAGAGCGGAACAATACCTTACGACTGAACTAGTGAAAAATACTGCAATGGTATCCACAGCTGATTTAGGAGATCTAAAATACATTCATCCTTCACAAAAGATCGAAGTAGGTAACCGTTTAGCGAATATTGCTTTATCTAAGAACTATGGAATAGAAGGGTTAGATTATCTGTCACCTATTTATAAGAGTTCAACTGTAAAAGGGAAATATGTTAGTGTTCAATTTGATGATGCACCTACAGGGATTACTACTTATAGTAAAGAACTAAAAGGATTTGAATTGGCGGGTGAAGATGGAAAATTCTATCCAGCAAAAGGAAAGTTTAAAAAATATCGTTTATCGGTTTTTTCTGATAGTGTCTCTCACCCAAAATATATAAGGTATGCATTCAAGAACTATCATGAAGGAAATTTATTTAGCGTAAATGGCCTTCCTGTGATACCTTTTAATAAAGAAATTGATAAAAAAGTGGAATAA
- a CDS encoding DUF6132 family protein produces the protein MMHFISNYWKNILVVLLGGTLGYSYYYFIGCNNGTCAITSSPVNSTLYGIFVSAVILNWKK, from the coding sequence ATGATGCATTTTATATCAAATTATTGGAAAAATATCCTTGTGGTACTTCTAGGAGGAACTCTCGGTTACAGCTATTATTATTTTATTGGATGTAATAATGGAACTTGTGCTATTACTTCTTCTCCTGTTAATAGCACATTATATGGTATATTTGTAAGTGCAGTAATTCTAAATTGGAAAAAATGA